CTGTTAACTTCTGACAGTAAAGAAAAAGAAGTCATTCTGCAGAGATTATTCCATACTGAAATCTATAAAAGAATCGAAGAGAAGTTGAAAGAAGAAGCAACCCTTTTGAAAAAAACAGTTGAGGACCAGGTAGAAAAGAGAAACTCACAGATGCGAGGCATAAAAGTAACGGAGAATTTAGAACTTAAGGAACTTATAGATGCCGGCAGTGTTAATGATACCTTAATCCTCCCGCTTCTAAAAACGGAAATAGGAGCAATGGAGGACAAACTAAAGGGTCTTGCAAAAGACCGTGAAAAACTCCAGGCTGAACGAGATCTTATGCAGCAGCGTTTGTTTGAGGCTGAAGCTGCTTTAAAACAAATCCAATCTCTGGAGACATTAAAGCTGACAAAGGAACAACTCGAATCCCAGGCGGAATTGTATGCTGAAAAAGAGAAACAGACCGTACTTGCTAAAAAAGCAGCCCTGTTGGATGCCCAGGAACAGCTTTGCCATAGACTGAAGGCTGATTTTGACTCCACATCGCACCAGGTTGCCCTGCTTACTAAGAAAATTGATCAGATAACAGGAAAACTCCTAGCAGCTGAACAGGAATACAAGAATCAAATTGACCGGGAATCTGTGAGGAAAACGGCTGCTGATCAAGTTGCCAGCCTTGAGAATATGAAAGAGGAGGTCCTGGCTTTTGCCAATATAGAATCAAGGGTAAATGAGCTGAAAGCATCCCTCGATACTGGGAAAAAGGACCGGGAAAAATGTGAAAATGCCTTAAGGATTTCAGAAGATCGTCTTAAAGTTTTGCATATCGAAAAGGAAGAATCGGAGAAAGCTCAATTTACTTATCTTGAGAATGACCGGAAGTTGGATACGCTGCTTCGCGAGTTGGACAAGCTGAAAAAGCTGAACAACCACAATCAAAAAAGCCTTTTAGCTGAAAAAAGTTTTGAAACATGCAAAGCACATTATAGCCATGCAGTTTTGCGACTTAACGACAGCAAAGCTGCAGCAGAAGAGCTGCAGCAAAAATGGCTGCATTCTCAGGCTGCTGTTTTAGCTGGAAGGCTGGTCGAGGGAAATGCTTGTCCGGTATGCGGTTCAGAGCACCATCCTGAACCAGCAAAAGCGAGTGATGGTTATATTCCAACAGAAGAGGATATAAAGGCTGCGCGTGAACAGGTATCTCTTATCGAGAAAGAAAAAAGCATTGCTGAAAAGTCTTTTATTGAAACTGAAACAAATCTTAGGTCACTGAACACAAATAAGCAAGAATTAATTGATGAAATAAACAGCTTCCGTCCTGGATTCGAAGTTGAACAGTTGACTGAAGCTATCCTCATGTCGGAAAGTGATATCGAAAAGCTGAAAAAAGAGCAAAGCGTGCTATCAATCAAGCAAAAAGGTCTTGAAAAAATCAAAGCTGAAATCAAGAGATTTGAAGACGGCAAAGAAAAAATGCAACAGAAACTGAAAGAGCTCGATGAAGGCTATCAAAACTTGCTTATTCAGTATACTGAAAAGAAGACTACACTGGAGAGAATGACCGAGAAAATACCGGAAGAATTGCGTTCTTTGCAGGCATTCAAGGTAAAACTGCAATCAGCGGAACTCCTGAAAAAGCAGCTGGAACTGGAGCTGGAGCAAGCAAGAAAGAGTTTCCAGGATGCCAGGGAACTGATGGGAACAGAAAATGCTCGCCGTGAAGAAGCAGAAAATCGATTGAAGGAGATAGAATCGAAACTAGCTGACGAACGGGATTCTTTTAAAAACAATATGACAGCCCAGGGTTTTGACACTTATCAAGCCTATCATCAGGCAAAGAAGCATGAACAGGCTATACAGCAACTCGAAACAGAAGTCAGGAATTATCGAGAAGAGGTCAGGTCTGTAGCTGATCGTTTTGCTGAGCTTTCAAAAATGCTAAAAGATATGAAGAGACCTGATCTGGAAACACTCCAAACTGGCTTCGCAGAATTAAATAAACAGATAAAAGAAACTGATGAGACATATCAGG
The nucleotide sequence above comes from Mesobacillus jeotgali. Encoded proteins:
- a CDS encoding AAA family ATPase; this encodes MKPLKLTMQAFGPYAGTETIDFKQLENRTMFVISGKTGSGKTTIFDGISYAVYGKASGEDRNGSDLRSQFAEDDILTEVSLEFSLRNKTYKITRSPQQDRKKKSGEGTTSVGAKSELYQIDGNGEMQLLASNVREVDEKIKEIMIIDSNQFRQILMIPQGEFRKLLTSDSKEKEVILQRLFHTEIYKRIEEKLKEEATLLKKTVEDQVEKRNSQMRGIKVTENLELKELIDAGSVNDTLILPLLKTEIGAMEDKLKGLAKDREKLQAERDLMQQRLFEAEAALKQIQSLETLKLTKEQLESQAELYAEKEKQTVLAKKAALLDAQEQLCHRLKADFDSTSHQVALLTKKIDQITGKLLAAEQEYKNQIDRESVRKTAADQVASLENMKEEVLAFANIESRVNELKASLDTGKKDREKCENALRISEDRLKVLHIEKEESEKAQFTYLENDRKLDTLLRELDKLKKLNNHNQKSLLAEKSFETCKAHYSHAVLRLNDSKAAAEELQQKWLHSQAAVLAGRLVEGNACPVCGSEHHPEPAKASDGYIPTEEDIKAAREQVSLIEKEKSIAEKSFIETETNLRSLNTNKQELIDEINSFRPGFEVEQLTEAILMSESDIEKLKKEQSVLSIKQKGLEKIKAEIKRFEDGKEKMQQKLKELDEGYQNLLIQYTEKKTTLERMTEKIPEELRSLQAFKVKLQSAELLKKQLELELEQARKSFQDARELMGTENARREEAENRLKEIESKLADERDSFKNNMTAQGFDTYQAYHQAKKHEQAIQQLETEVRNYREEVRSVADRFAELSKMLKDMKRPDLETLQTGFAELNKQIKETDETYQELNLKKRDNQSIFETVISLNEQMKLLEEKYRLVGHLYEISKGQNTYRITFERFVLAAFLDDILREANVRLNKMTSGRYRLLRKTDRSKGNVQSGLELLVLDAYTGQERHVKTLSGGESFKAALSLALGLADVVQNYAGGVSLETMFIDEGFGTLDPESLDQAIEALIDIQSSGRLVGIISHVPELKERIDARLEVISTQTGSRTEFVLMN